CGAGAACCCGGGCGGGGCCGCCAGCACGAACCGGAGGCCGGTGCCCTGGCCCCCGAGGCCGGCGACGCCGCCGATCCAGGCCAGCAGGAGGCCGTAGCCGACCGCCACGGCCAGGCCGACGAACCGGCGTCGCCGTGGCACCGAGGGTGGACGGACCCGCCAGAACACCAGCGCGGCGACGTTGAGCCAGACGAACGGAAAGGCGAGCAGGAACCAGTCGGTGGCCGGGTCCGGAACCAGCGTGAGATACAGGAAGACCGCCAGCAGCTCGGCGTTCAGGACAGCCGCGACGACGAACAGCGACTGGCCGTCGGGGACGAACCTGCGCGGGTCGATACTGGTGGTGGTGCTCATAGGACGAGTGCGTCGACGACGACGGCCAGCAGCAGCGCCCCCAAGTACGCGTTTGAGGCGTGGAACGCCCGGAAGGCCGCCTGCTCGGTCTGCTCGCGGTGGAGGCGGACGACCGCCCACAGGAACACCGCGCCCAGCACCGCCGAGGTCAGCGAGTACAGCGCGCCCAGCGACGTCAGCGCCGCCAGCACGCCGGAGGCGACCAGCGTCGCCCCGAGGTAGTAGACGATGTGTTTCCGGGTGACCGTCTCGCCGCGGACGACGGGCATCATCGGGAAGCCACCGGCCTCGTAGTCGTCCTTGTACGCCAGCGCGAGGTTGTAGAAGTGTGCGGGCGTCCACAGGAAGATGACGCCGGCGAGCACCAGGCCCGGCAGTCCGATCGTCCCCTCGACGGCGGCCCACCCGATGAGCGCCGGGAGCGACCCCGCCGCACCGCCAAGTACCGTGTTCTGGACGGTGTTGGGCTTCAGCACCAGCGTGTAGATGACGCTGTAGAACAGGATGGCCGCCAGCCCGAGCGCGGCCGCCAGTGGGTTGACCAGCCAGAACAGCGCGAGCGAGGCGACCGCCAGCGCGACGCCGAAGGACATCGCGTTTCGGACCGGTATCTGGTGGGTCGCGATGGGCCGGTCGGAGGTCCGGTCCATGCGCTTGTCGACGTCACGCTCCAGCACGTGGTTGAACGTGCCCGACGAGCCGATGGCCAGGACCCCGCCGCCCAGGGTCAAAAGCACCGTCCTGAGCGACAGCTGCGGGCCGGCGGCCAGCGCCATCGCGGCGGCGGCGACCAGACACAGCAGCCACATCAGCCGCGGCTTTGTCAGCCGGACGTACGCCGACGCCGTGGCGACGAGGCGTTCGCGCGTGGTCAACGACGCCGGCGGCGACGGGGCCGGGTCGTCGGCGCCGTCGGCCGGCATCGGGTCCGGCGAGGGGTTCCGCACGGGGTCCTCGTCGTCGCTCCCTGTCTCGGCCTCCAGGTGCCAGGCCAGCGCCAGGACGAACGCGGTGAAGATTCCCATCCCGACGGCGAGGTGTGCGCCGGGGAGCTGGCCGGTGGCTCCGGACGTGGCGACGAACGCACCGAGGGCCACCTGCACGGGATAGAGGCCGAGCGCGAGCACCAGTGCGGCTTTCACCCGTGGCCGGGTCGCGGCTCTGAGCCCGGCCACGACCGTCGCGAGTGCGAGGACGCCCACGACGGCCGCCGTCAGTCGGTGGCCGCGGGCGATCAGCAGTGCCGGGTCGTTCAGGCTCACGGGACCTCGACACAGCGGCCAGGTCGTACAGGCGGTCACGGCGTCGGTGACCGCGCTCGTCGCGCCGGCGATGACCAGGAGGTAGACGCCGACAGCGGTGGCCGCCAGCAGTCCGGAGAACCGCCGGGTCTCTGCCATTAGTCGTTTCTTCGGTCCGGTGCACTTAGACCCCGCGCTTTTTCCCGCGCGACTGGAATCCGGAAGCCCGAGACGGGACCCGCCAGATGGAAGACAGCAGTTATTTATCTCCCAACTCCTAACCCGCGAATATGACTCGGAAACGTGCCGGCCTGGTCGCGCTGTTCGGCGTGGCGTTGCTCGCGCTCGCCGTCGAACCGGCCGCCGCGCAGACAGCGGACTCGACGACGGAGAGTCTCATCTGGGGCCTGAACCAGAACCTGCTTTACGTCGCGATTCCCATCACCGTACTCGTCGAAGGGATTCTCGTCTACACCGTCTGGCGGTTCCGGAACAAGGAAGAAGCGCTCCCGA
The DNA window shown above is from Haloarcula halobia and carries:
- a CDS encoding heme o synthase; the encoded protein is MAETRRFSGLLAATAVGVYLLVIAGATSAVTDAVTACTTWPLCRGPVSLNDPALLIARGHRLTAAVVGVLALATVVAGLRAATRPRVKAALVLALGLYPVQVALGAFVATSGATGQLPGAHLAVGMGIFTAFVLALAWHLEAETGSDDEDPVRNPSPDPMPADGADDPAPSPPASLTTRERLVATASAYVRLTKPRLMWLLCLVAAAAMALAAGPQLSLRTVLLTLGGGVLAIGSSGTFNHVLERDVDKRMDRTSDRPIATHQIPVRNAMSFGVALAVASLALFWLVNPLAAALGLAAILFYSVIYTLVLKPNTVQNTVLGGAAGSLPALIGWAAVEGTIGLPGLVLAGVIFLWTPAHFYNLALAYKDDYEAGGFPMMPVVRGETVTRKHIVYYLGATLVASGVLAALTSLGALYSLTSAVLGAVFLWAVVRLHREQTEQAAFRAFHASNAYLGALLLAVVVDALVL
- a CDS encoding DUF7546 family protein — its product is MSTTTSIDPRRFVPDGQSLFVVAAVLNAELLAVFLYLTLVPDPATDWFLLAFPFVWLNVAALVFWRVRPPSVPRRRRFVGLAVAVGYGLLLAWIGGVAGLGGQGTGLRFVLAAPPGFSPTVVYSGSPLAVVLMPWKVLGYLTLSYLVYITVLNASGGLAGGVLGLFSCVSCVLPIVASVVGGVVGASATLSAVATNQSYGASTAVFLVSVGLLYAVNRFDVTLVGWLRR